Below is a genomic region from Erigeron canadensis isolate Cc75 chromosome 7, C_canadensis_v1, whole genome shotgun sequence.
aatgatgttaaTAGACTACTATGCGAGTTCCAGGACCCGAAAAGATCAAACGAAACCTCgataaaaaaagtgtaaaaattacaGAGGAGCACGGCTCTTCTGTCCTGCAGAGGCCGTCCACAAGAGCCGTCCTCTGCACAAAGGCCGTCCTCTTCAGGTTTCGTATTTTTGACACATTGAACAActagaaaaatcaaaatgttccaattcaagaaaagacacttggaatgttcttaaaatgatgttaaTAGACTACTATGCGAGTTTCAGGACCCAAAAAGATCAAACAAAGCCTCggtaaaaaaatgtaaaaattacagAGGAGCACGACTCTTGTGTCCTGCAGAGGCCGTCCACAAGAGCCGTCCTCTGCACAAAGGCCGTGCTTTCTGTTGTACACCAAAAACACTCCTTTTGACGTTTTTCAACATTTCGACTCAATTCCAAACATTCCCAAGCACTATTACTGACTCAAATAAGATCATATCAAGCGAACAAACGTTTCATAAGCTTACATTAGATAACGTGTACATTTCAACATAAGTAGGGCATGTTACCCATTTCATCACATAACCCAAAACTTTCATTTGACTTCCAAATTTAACAAGACTAGTTACCATCACCCAAAATGAACATGATACTTAACCACAAGATTCAAAACGCCAAgattgtatcaagagccaaagaGGTGGGATGAACTAAGCCCTTAAAACAAAAGTGTGTCATTTAAccaagaatgacctaataccttcaaatgTCTTGCAAAGgtcaacttcaagctctaacCAATTCTTCCAATTCTTctggaactacctataaaaggggtaaacaactaaaatataagcaaaggcttagcgaatatacttgcatacatttacgaacaCGAAGGAAGGCAAGTGCaaagactttcacatgtaacctatgacaccgtcatgtcacatttacatgctcactttGCACaatatcaacacatatatggatccatataagctaaacaacataatcatgatcatctatcggggttcttaggccaccggaggttcttaggcctcataaactatgccccacatgggcttaatgccaaaccaattaccatgcttggaacattcacatctcatggtaattggcccaacgtatacataaaggtatgcaaatatactcacctcctccgcgtcAAAGACAATAACGCTAAACGatcaagcacaagcaagcttcaacctatgatcataccgtaaaatgcataagcttacattcacaactatgactagttcaacctagtcaCACTCAATCACTACCCTTTTcctaaacccaaacccaacccatttgtcattgagttacttccaTTCTTAAGattaacattaggtagttcaacctaccattttcatccatagTTCATTAACTAGcaaaaactcatattttctcataaactcaaattatcacataaccttatcaatttcataatcaaatacatcatataactcaatgacaactaggttaactaaggaattggggaaaaattaaccataattcaaattctagtaaaaacccccaaagtggttcatccatgaaccctaatttctcaataacaatagaaacaatgAAATAGAAAACAATACCTCAACATTGGAAGATAATAACTTAGGTTTTTAATTCCCatatttctctctttttcttattaaatttcgGTCACCACCTAAAATCACCAAAGCCCTAAATTTCAAACTCTTGAATGGAGATAtcttgatggtgatgattgttAGGATGATTTCTAGTCTTGGATTTAAAGGATTAACACTTGATTTTCGAAAGAATAGAAAGGAATTGCATGAGGGAATGAAGATGAAGGTAGTGGAATTATGAGTTTGAAGAAAAGAGTATGTGGCTGGCACATTTTgggggtgccacgacccacttcaaaaattgtgggtattttacccgctatccgctaaagttccaactaaattaaccccatatccaaaaataaaatactaggaaattaatttaatgtcaaaactataaaagggggttaatttcttttaccttaaaatctttggggtgttacacatatCATTATGCGTTGGCCTACGCAAATACTCATGGCGGTATAACTTAATGACTCCATCACAAAAAGCATTAAGGGTGTCGCGTGATGATCTCTCCGACATATTTAAGTAATCATCTAAGTTGTCGGGATTAGAACCGTATGCTAACTGGCGAATAGCGGATGTGCATCTCTGATAAGCCGAGAACCCAAGCTTCCCACGAGCGtcgaacttcctttgaaaatATTCAAAGTTGCTTTCCAAATCTGTGgcaatcttcaaaaacaaccGCCGACTCATCCGAAACCGTTGTCTAAAAAAACCTTCATCAAATTTTGGCTCGGAGGCAAAATAGTCTCGAACAAGACGGTCGTGGGATTCCATACGATCATCTCTATTTGTATATTTCCTTGAAGAGGAGGCAGTATCGCGGATTTCTTGATCAATCGCGTGATATGCCATTGCAAAGAGGTTAACATAACGGTCCATCTCATCGGAAGAACTCGAGTCCGATGGCATATTTGGGGGTGTTGAACCGGATCCGATGAATAAAGGGTTGTTGAAAGGGTTCATGTTTTGGTGGGAGCGtaaagggaagaaaaaaaaacacgagTCCGATGGCAAATTTGGGGGTGTTGAACCGGATCCGGTGAATAAAAGGTTGTTGAAAGGGTTCATGTTTTGGTGGGAGCGtaaagggaagaaaaaaaaacataatggaGAAAAAAAACAGAGGGGAGAAgttaatgaagaagaagaagaagaagaaatagaGGAGAATAGATTAATGTTCAAAACTTCGTGGGCCCCAtgtgacttttaattattattttttttatattcctAACGGTCGAATCCATCGAGAGGAAGGTGGGGAGAGGCGTACCCATGCCGGTCACCACCCAACCGGTATCGATACCACGGGGCGGTGTTCCCTTTGGTACCAGACTGGTCACCGGTCCACTCCGTCCAGCCTTATAGTAGTTATTGCACCCGCACGTTGCCGTGAAATACGTTTTTTACATGATAAGTTTTAGACCAAAAATTGACCACACTACCAATTTGGTAGTGTTTGGCATATGTGAATAAAAGTTAAgtttcaagaagaaaaaaaacttttaaaaatacaactaaatatataatagtataacaataaaaaaaatgtaaaagaataataaaatgtataaaccataaacaataactatacgtTTATACTAATGCTTTAAATATTATATGAACATAAGACATAACGATGATGAAAGTCATTACAtatttaaaaacgttatatatttaaatagatggatgaaaataatcaaaaaaaaaaaaatgtttaaaagtaataCCGTAATTGTGTGAAAGTAGTTCGATGAAAACATATATAAGAATCCAAAAgtctagtgtcaagaaaatgaaaacgaaaactttgatgtaggtaagagttaaaagatagaaactttcctaaagaaaacaattaaacatgtagtaataacaataaaaaatgtaaaacaaataataaaatatataaaaacataacataataCCTATATAATATTActtttgttttcatatatattttgaaaatggCCTTTTCTTTTAAgtgtaaaaatttaaattttagtttgGTATAAAATAGCAAACGTGAACAACACCAcacatagataaaaaaaataaaaaacaattatatattgataagaacttaattaaaaattatatagagaAGTATAGAAAATgtgataaacaaaaattaattttagatgAAATTAAAAGTATTTACTTTAGTAGTCATGAAAgtataatgaaaatataaaaggaaATAATAGAAGGGTAAATAtggtataaaataaaagattaatgtAATTAATGTGTATTGTAAGTTTCAATAAGAATATACAGCATAATAAATGCAAATTATATGTGCCTTTAGGGtgtatattagaaaaaaaaaccccaaaataaATACCCGTCTCTCTCTATATAAGTATAATTCTCTATCTCCAAATGCATATGTGATATACCTCAGAGATCACCACATCAGCTTTTGTCCTACATGTTGTCTTTATATCGATTTGGTTTATGCTTTTTGTCATATATGTCGTATTTATATCGATTTGGTTTATATGTTTGCAATCTACCGTCACATCTACGTACATTGGATATCTTAGTAGCTTAAATGACATTgcatatgttcatttacaaaaaataaaaagtgcgTAACACAGGAATCGAACAACCAACCTCACGCGTAACCTATGTATTGTCAAACCATCGAACCATTGTTCTTGTTTTTTACTAATTTTAATCGCAAAAACTATTAATTGTAGTTTCCAAAGTCACTAAATTAAATTGCCTTATTTTGTATTACGACAAAAgaaattacgagtaatatttacAACAACCTTTTTTTTGGAAAGACATCAACGGATAAGTGGTAAACTTCCCCTACACGGATGCATTTGTAACGTCTAGAAAATATTAAGgtacaattataaattaagttttagAAATATTTGTATTATAGTAGTCATAATTTAATATAAGTAAAAGAATAAAGGCTTTGTGCTTAATTATTTTCTATGATAAAAAAATGAGTTATATTTTTGGAATTTGTAGTGTCGACTACATATTTAAAACTTGTTATTATCATCTAAGTTTTGGACTGATTTTTAAATTAGTATTTCATGTTTTTGACTAATTAGGACACTTGGCCTTTTATTATGTTGCTTAGTCATTATGTAAGAGCTTAGTCATATATATgaatactaggtattttaccccgcaCGATGCGTGGCTagctaaaaagattattttatacattagtaaatagctattctataggttaattatgtaaaaattgattatgttatagttcatggttaATTCATGTATCACTCTGGTCACCCTTTGTTTTTTCGGACATGTCGATAGCACAGTCACTTAACCTACTATAGTAATTACACATCCCTTCTAAGAACATTTAACccaagatattttgatatcatcaacaacaccatttgtgtAGCCATAAATCGCGTAAAAATGTATTCACCTTATAGATTAACAgtacaacaaatcaaacgtaaatcgcGTAATAATGTAGGAtgttatatattcatcaaacgtaataatatgtacaaagtaaaaaaccaaacatgacaaaaatttagtcatataaaatacacataaatttagtcatatgaaatacacataaatacaatatgaataagtaaaaaaaacccaatagataaataagagaaaatcattatagtttttgctttttattatatcataaactttgttttatgattagaataacaaccagctttagttaaagtttcggcaaaaggaaaaaaaaaaaagaaacaacaaaattgattggtcatatataatctaataatatattcaaataatttctaaaatttgatatagtctttaaagttgtatatattttaataaataatattatttttgtcaaatatgtgtgccaatttagtagatgcatggacgttattttatttttttaatatgtgttttgatattatttttttatcttgtgtatataattatgattaatatattatattatatttaataaaataaaatagattattttgagaataaataaaggttataaaataaatatattgtaaaaaatgtatagagatgccacgtaggataaaatcctatgtggcaatatttaaaattagcttTAGATTGAAAGAAGGCTTTAGAAGACTAGaattcttattgttttaatatatatatagatattatgaCAAATTATATAGTTATGCCAAAACCGACCTTCACTTCGGTAAAGTCAGGAAACCAAAATCCCTTTCATTTTAgcataaactagattttagactcgtgtccaacactgaacacgaGATTtgcgacattattaatatttaatattaatacgtgtaactcataaaagctaataagttcaaagttgatgATATAAGTGGATACTAAGGGCACGTTTGGTTTCATAGgttctgatggaattggaattgaattccgtTCCGTGGTACGTTTGGTTGTCAAAAGATGATGGAATTTCATTCcattggaatgtaaacattccatcaaatgatgaaatctccattccttagggTTATTGGATGGAATTCCATTCATTCATTTTcttgaattttaagaaaataaaaaacattctatcaaatttcattccttcgaTATCTAATTCCGTTGACCGATTCCATTTCTTACAAAaatattttgtgaaccaaaAGTCGCTtaagtgttcaattcaaatgccaAGAATGTTAaactaatagaaagaaaactaatgtaataaaagaacattggaaGGATATATCatccttcatcatttgaaagactatgtaaaaaactaaatgataatCTCAGCGAGAGTCagtttgatgaaatcgaacgatattattagttaataagtcattagttcaactgttttttagtatatattaaaattaatataatacaattattattaaaatcttaatatatttacattaaatttaatttatttttaattaattatatatatattatagaacatattattggatatatattagttattattttatttatttattatatttaattatcgggtaaaaaatgtaaattgaatatatattagttattattatatttgtttattatattaaaattatcgaaaagtgtaaatttgtgatggaaaacaaaaaagtgtaaattaaagtcaaaattgaaaacaaaagtcaacattatgaaatcgagagttgtaactggtcgataagttattaaagcaactgtgttttagtataataaaagatccTTTCTATATTATTATCTTGTATCTCTAAATTagaagtaaaacaaataataataacaagaagGTTTAGCAATAAATTGGTTAAAACGTAGGTGCTTGTGCTATTAAGTAtggatattaaaattttatcaaGGTAAGCTTATATTTGTCAATGTTAAATTAGATTATTATTAGTCTTGCTATTAAAAGGAACTAGATCAATGTCCGGTTGTTGACCGGGTTACAAACAACATGTATATAGTTAAGAGTACACAAAACttgtaatatttatatattaaagataatataatttaacaaaaatgcATATATCCATCTTTTATTACTAATGCCTACTATAAATTGTTGTAAACCCAAACATAAGAAGACTGGAAACAATTGACCGAGCAAGAAGTTCATGAGAAAGATATAAAATTATGTACTTTCGAGCATATCCTTAGATCCGTCAACTTCTATAGTAGCTTTAACCATGaaatcatcaacatcatcaattATCTTATTTTCATCTTCCATAATAGCTCCAACGTTGATATCTTCACCTTCCATAGTAAGGTTTGTATCAAAAGAGTAATGTTTGGGTTAAATTAGATTAAGATAAAAGCAAAGACGGGTCGTCTTTCATTTTGTTCAAAGACCGGACGGAAATTATAGAAGATAGAGGGTGAGCCTAGGCAAGGGAGAGATCCATTGGAATATTGGATTGTAGCGAAGAAACTGTCATGTTCGTTAATTCATTGGCAATCAAAGTTTAATACATACACCAAAATACCATCAGTCTTCTtatcatttcattattttaaaaaatagtaataataaaataatattaatagcTTTAAATATTATGTGGTAActtctttgttatttttatatatctatctatactattttataaaagtataaccctatgttaaaagttatatgagAGAAATGTCTAAATTACTTTTTATGATTAACTTACACTATCAaaatattatcttttaaaatatctacattatccatttacatcaattacttttacattaataatctacCACACTCAAcgtcgtcaccaccatcacATAGTTGTCGCCACAAACACCACCGCACTGCGTGGGTAACATGCTAGTATTcctttaaaaaaagtataatcGCCACTGGACAACattttttgtaacaccccgctaaagcggaatatacggga
It encodes:
- the LOC122609530 gene encoding uncharacterized protein LOC122609530, translating into MPSDSSSSDEMDRYVNLFAMAYHAIDQEIRDTASSSRKYTNRDDRMESHDRLVRDYFASEPKFDEGFFRQRFRMSRRLFLKIATDLESNFEYFQRKFDARGKLGFSAYQRCTSAIRQLAYGSNPDNLDDYLNMSERSSRDTLNAFCDGVELPNVNLKNGSNSMTNGLGLGLGKG